From Rutidosis leptorrhynchoides isolate AG116_Rl617_1_P2 chromosome 3, CSIRO_AGI_Rlap_v1, whole genome shotgun sequence, a single genomic window includes:
- the LOC139901648 gene encoding uncharacterized protein At4g14100-like → MKVAISVLVFFLFQLPYHIAGNNDIKPWLNPLEPAPTPKPWPEIFRAALMMNLTSTHLQHTGLFYNWPKGYKVSLNSHQLGDLVYQAEWNNGTTFFYKLSDLQCAVIDSGVGIPPPDHLKNAHYLGKVVTNGFTCNLWENEGFIRYYEDVVTKQPVRWDYHNGITSHVMEFVVGDVLEDSIVQAPAFCFKKPKALDENVVSAYDSLNIA, encoded by the exons ATGAAGGTAGCAATTTCAGTGCTCGTCTTCTTCCTTTTTCAACTACCATATCACATAGCTGGTAACAATGACATCAAGCCATGGCTAAACCCACTCGAACCAGCGCCTACACCAAAACCATGGCCGGAAATATTCCGTGCTGCTCTCATGATGAACCTAACATCAACCCACCTCCAACATACTGGTCTTTTTTACAATTGGCCCAAAGGTTACAAAGTGAGCTTAAACTCTCATCAACTTGGCGATTTGGTTTATCAGGCTGAATGGAACAATGGTACAACGTTTTTTTACAAATTAAGCGATTTACAATGTGCGGTGATCGACTCTGGTGTTGGGATACCACCGCCCGACCATCTTAAAAATGCACATTATTTGGGCAAGGTGGTGACAAATGGGTTCACGTGTAATTTGTGGGAGAATGAAGGCTTCATTCGATACTATGAAGACGTGGTTACTAAGCAACCTGTTCGTTGGGATTATCATAATG GAATTACGTCACACGTGATGGAATTCGTGGTTGGAGATGTGTTAGAAGATTCGATAGTACAAGCACCCGCATTCTGTTTTAAAAAGCCTAAGGCATTGGATGAGAATGTTGTTTCCGCTTATGACTCTTTAAATATTGCATGA